In the Microcebus murinus isolate Inina chromosome 14, M.murinus_Inina_mat1.0, whole genome shotgun sequence genome, one interval contains:
- the LZTS2 gene encoding leucine zipper putative tumor suppressor 2 isoform X3, which translates to MAIVQTLPVPLEPTPEATTAPKAPAMGSVSSLISGRPCPGGPAPSRHQGPPGPTFFRQQDGLLRGGYEAQEPLCPAVPPRKTVPGTTFTYINEDFRTESPPSPSSDVEDAREQRACNAHLRGPPPKLIPVSGKLEKAYEERQRHWQREREALREDCAAQAQRAQRAQQLLQLQVFQLQQEKRQLQDDFAQLLQEREQLERRCATLEREQRELGPRLEETKWEVCQKSGEISLLKQQLKESQAELVQKGTELVALRVALREARATLRVSEGRARGLQEAARARELELEACSQELQRHRQEAERLREKAGQLDAEAAGLREPPVPPATTDPFLLAESDEAKVQRAAAGVGGSLRAQVERLRVELQRERQRGEEQRDSFEGERLAWQAEKEQVIRYQKQLQHNYIQMYRRNRQLEQELQQLSLELEARELADLGLAEQAPCICLEEITATEI; encoded by the exons ATGGCCATTGTGCAGACTCTTCCAGTGCCACTGGAACCCACTCCTGAAGCTACCACTGCCCCGAAAGCTCCAGCCATGGGCAGCGTGAGCAGCCTCATCTCAGGCCGGCCCTGCCCTGGGGGGCCAGCTCCTTCCCGCCACCAAGGCCCGCCTGGGCCCACCTTCTTCCGCCAGCAGGATGGGCTGCTTCGGGGTGGCTATGAGGCacaagagccactgtgcccagctgtgcCCCCCAGGAAGACTGTCCCAGGCACCACCTTCACCTACATCAATGAGGACTTCCGGACAGAGTCACCTCCCAGCCCAAGCAGTGATGTTGAAGATGCCCGAGAGCAACGGGCATGCAATGCCCACCTTCGTGGCCCCCCACCAAAGCTCATCCCTGTCTCTGGAAAGCTGGAGAAG GCATACGAGGAGCGGCAGCGGCACTGGCAGCGAGAGCGTGAGGCCCTGCGAGAAGACTGTGCGGCCCAGGCGCAGCGGGCGCAGCGGGcccagcagctgctgcagctgcaggTGTTCCAGCTGCAGCAGGAAAAGCGGCAGTTGCAGGATGACTTTGCCCAGCTGCTGCAGGAGCGTGAGCAGCTGGAGCGGCGCTGCGCCACCTTGGAGCGGGAGCAGCGGGAGCTCGGGCCGAGGCTGGAGGAGACCAAGTGGGAG GTGTGCCAGAAGTCAGGCGAGATCTCCCTGCTGAAGCAGCAACTGAAGGAGTCTCAGGCAGAGCTGGTGCAGAAGGGCACTGAGCTGGTGGCCCTGCGGGTGGCATTGCGGGAGGCCCGAGCTACACTGCGGGTCagtgagggccgggcgcggggcctccAGGAGGCAGCCCGGGCGcgggagctggagctggaggctTGTTCTCAGGAGCTGCAGCGGCACCGCCAGGAGGCTGAGCGGCTGCGGGAGAAAGCCGGGCAGCTGGATGCTGAGGCAGCCGGACTCCGGGAACCCCCTGTGCCACCTGCCACCACTGACCCATTCCTCCTGGCGGAGAGTGATGAGGCCAAGGTGCAGCGGGCGGCAGCAGGGGTTGGGGGCAGCCTGCGGGCCCAGGTGGAGCGGCTGCGGGTGGAGCTGCAGCGGGAGCGGCAGCGGGGCGAGGAGCAGCGGGACAGCTTTGAGGGGGAGAGGCTGGCCTGGCAGGCGGAGAAGGAGCAGGTGATCCGATACCAGAAGCAGCTGCAGCACAACTACATCCAGATGTACCGGCGCAACCGGCAGCTGGAGCAGGAGCTGCAGCAGCTCAGCCTGGAGCTGGAGGCCCGGGAGCTCGCAGATCTGGGCCTGGCCGAGCAGGCCCCCTGCATCTGCCTGGAGGAGATCACTGCCACCGAGATTTAG
- the LZTS2 gene encoding leucine zipper putative tumor suppressor 2 isoform X2 — translation MAIVQTLPVPLEPTPEATTAPKAPAMGSVSSLISGRPCPGGPAPSRHQGPPGPTFFRQQDGLLRGGYEAQEPLCPAVPPRKTVPGTTFTYINEDFRTESPPSPSSDVEDAREQRACNAHLRGPPPKLIPVSGKLEKNMEKILIRPTAFKPVLPKPRGAPSLPSFLGPRATGLSGSQGSLTQLFGGPASSTSSSSSSSAADKPLALSGWASGCPSGTLSDSGRNSLSSLPTYSTGGAEPATNSPGGHLPSHGPGRGAQLGPVRGAPTGPSHSDSGRSSSSKSTGSLGGRVAGGLLGSGPRASPDSSSYGERSPPPPPPPPPSDEALLHCVLEGKLRDREAELQHLRDNLDESEASICQAYEERQRHWQREREALREDCAAQAQRAQRAQQLLQLQVFQLQQEKRQLQDDFAQLLQEREQLERRCATLEREQRELGPRLEETKWEVCQKSGEISLLKQQLKESQAELVQKGTELVALRVALREARATLRELQRHRQEAERLREKAGQLDAEAAGLREPPVPPATTDPFLLAESDEAKVQRAAAGVGGSLRAQVERLRVELQRERQRGEEQRDSFEGERLAWQAEKEQVIRYQKQLQHNYIQMYRRNRQLEQELQQLSLELEARELADLGLAEQAPCICLEEITATEI, via the exons ATGGCCATTGTGCAGACTCTTCCAGTGCCACTGGAACCCACTCCTGAAGCTACCACTGCCCCGAAAGCTCCAGCCATGGGCAGCGTGAGCAGCCTCATCTCAGGCCGGCCCTGCCCTGGGGGGCCAGCTCCTTCCCGCCACCAAGGCCCGCCTGGGCCCACCTTCTTCCGCCAGCAGGATGGGCTGCTTCGGGGTGGCTATGAGGCacaagagccactgtgcccagctgtgcCCCCCAGGAAGACTGTCCCAGGCACCACCTTCACCTACATCAATGAGGACTTCCGGACAGAGTCACCTCCCAGCCCAAGCAGTGATGTTGAAGATGCCCGAGAGCAACGGGCATGCAATGCCCACCTTCGTGGCCCCCCACCAAAGCTCATCCCTGTCTCTGGAAAGCTGGAGAAG AACATGGAGAAAATCCTGATCCGCCCAACAGCCTTCAAGCCGGTGCTGCCCAAACCTCGAGGGGCACCATCCCTACCTAGCTTCCTGGGTCCTCGGGCCACCGGGCTATCTGGGAGCCAGGGCAGCCTAACACAGCTGTTTGGGGGCCCTGCCTCttccacctcttcctcctcttcttcctcggCTGCTGACAAACCCCTGGCATTGAGTGGCTGGGCCAGTGGCTGCCCATCAGGAACACTGTCCGACTCTGGCCGAAACTCACTGTCCAGCCTACCTACCTACAGTACTGGGGGTGCTGAGCCAGCCACCAACTCCCCAGGTGGGCATCTGCCCTCCCACGGCCctgggcggggggcacagctggggCCAGTCCGAGGGGCCCCTACTGGGCCCTCCCACTCGGACAGTGGCCGATCTTCCTCCAGCAAGAGCACGGGCTCACTGGGGGGCCGCGTGGCTGGGGGGCTCTTGGGCAGTGGTCCTCGGGCATCCCCTGACAGCAGCTCCTATGGGGAGcgctccccaccacccccaccccctccacccccttcGGACGAGGCCCTGCTGCACTGTGTCCTGGAAGGAAAGCTCCGTGACCGGGAGGCAGAGCTTCAGCACCTGCGGGACAATCTGGACGAGAGTGAGGCGAGCATATGCCAG GCATACGAGGAGCGGCAGCGGCACTGGCAGCGAGAGCGTGAGGCCCTGCGAGAAGACTGTGCGGCCCAGGCGCAGCGGGCGCAGCGGGcccagcagctgctgcagctgcaggTGTTCCAGCTGCAGCAGGAAAAGCGGCAGTTGCAGGATGACTTTGCCCAGCTGCTGCAGGAGCGTGAGCAGCTGGAGCGGCGCTGCGCCACCTTGGAGCGGGAGCAGCGGGAGCTCGGGCCGAGGCTGGAGGAGACCAAGTGGGAG GTGTGCCAGAAGTCAGGCGAGATCTCCCTGCTGAAGCAGCAACTGAAGGAGTCTCAGGCAGAGCTGGTGCAGAAGGGCACTGAGCTGGTGGCCCTGCGGGTGGCATTGCGGGAGGCCCGAGCTACACTGCGG GAGCTGCAGCGGCACCGCCAGGAGGCTGAGCGGCTGCGGGAGAAAGCCGGGCAGCTGGATGCTGAGGCAGCCGGACTCCGGGAACCCCCTGTGCCACCTGCCACCACTGACCCATTCCTCCTGGCGGAGAGTGATGAGGCCAAGGTGCAGCGGGCGGCAGCAGGGGTTGGGGGCAGCCTGCGGGCCCAGGTGGAGCGGCTGCGGGTGGAGCTGCAGCGGGAGCGGCAGCGGGGCGAGGAGCAGCGGGACAGCTTTGAGGGGGAGAGGCTGGCCTGGCAGGCGGAGAAGGAGCAGGTGATCCGATACCAGAAGCAGCTGCAGCACAACTACATCCAGATGTACCGGCGCAACCGGCAGCTGGAGCAGGAGCTGCAGCAGCTCAGCCTGGAGCTGGAGGCCCGGGAGCTCGCAGATCTGGGCCTGGCCGAGCAGGCCCCCTGCATCTGCCTGGAGGAGATCACTGCCACCGAGATTTAG
- the LZTS2 gene encoding leucine zipper putative tumor suppressor 2 isoform X1, with protein MAIVQTLPVPLEPTPEATTAPKAPAMGSVSSLISGRPCPGGPAPSRHQGPPGPTFFRQQDGLLRGGYEAQEPLCPAVPPRKTVPGTTFTYINEDFRTESPPSPSSDVEDAREQRACNAHLRGPPPKLIPVSGKLEKNMEKILIRPTAFKPVLPKPRGAPSLPSFLGPRATGLSGSQGSLTQLFGGPASSTSSSSSSSAADKPLALSGWASGCPSGTLSDSGRNSLSSLPTYSTGGAEPATNSPGGHLPSHGPGRGAQLGPVRGAPTGPSHSDSGRSSSSKSTGSLGGRVAGGLLGSGPRASPDSSSYGERSPPPPPPPPPSDEALLHCVLEGKLRDREAELQHLRDNLDESEASICQAYEERQRHWQREREALREDCAAQAQRAQRAQQLLQLQVFQLQQEKRQLQDDFAQLLQEREQLERRCATLEREQRELGPRLEETKWEVCQKSGEISLLKQQLKESQAELVQKGTELVALRVALREARATLRVSEGRARGLQEAARARELELEACSQELQRHRQEAERLREKAGQLDAEAAGLREPPVPPATTDPFLLAESDEAKVQRAAAGVGGSLRAQVERLRVELQRERQRGEEQRDSFEGERLAWQAEKEQVIRYQKQLQHNYIQMYRRNRQLEQELQQLSLELEARELADLGLAEQAPCICLEEITATEI; from the exons ATGGCCATTGTGCAGACTCTTCCAGTGCCACTGGAACCCACTCCTGAAGCTACCACTGCCCCGAAAGCTCCAGCCATGGGCAGCGTGAGCAGCCTCATCTCAGGCCGGCCCTGCCCTGGGGGGCCAGCTCCTTCCCGCCACCAAGGCCCGCCTGGGCCCACCTTCTTCCGCCAGCAGGATGGGCTGCTTCGGGGTGGCTATGAGGCacaagagccactgtgcccagctgtgcCCCCCAGGAAGACTGTCCCAGGCACCACCTTCACCTACATCAATGAGGACTTCCGGACAGAGTCACCTCCCAGCCCAAGCAGTGATGTTGAAGATGCCCGAGAGCAACGGGCATGCAATGCCCACCTTCGTGGCCCCCCACCAAAGCTCATCCCTGTCTCTGGAAAGCTGGAGAAG AACATGGAGAAAATCCTGATCCGCCCAACAGCCTTCAAGCCGGTGCTGCCCAAACCTCGAGGGGCACCATCCCTACCTAGCTTCCTGGGTCCTCGGGCCACCGGGCTATCTGGGAGCCAGGGCAGCCTAACACAGCTGTTTGGGGGCCCTGCCTCttccacctcttcctcctcttcttcctcggCTGCTGACAAACCCCTGGCATTGAGTGGCTGGGCCAGTGGCTGCCCATCAGGAACACTGTCCGACTCTGGCCGAAACTCACTGTCCAGCCTACCTACCTACAGTACTGGGGGTGCTGAGCCAGCCACCAACTCCCCAGGTGGGCATCTGCCCTCCCACGGCCctgggcggggggcacagctggggCCAGTCCGAGGGGCCCCTACTGGGCCCTCCCACTCGGACAGTGGCCGATCTTCCTCCAGCAAGAGCACGGGCTCACTGGGGGGCCGCGTGGCTGGGGGGCTCTTGGGCAGTGGTCCTCGGGCATCCCCTGACAGCAGCTCCTATGGGGAGcgctccccaccacccccaccccctccacccccttcGGACGAGGCCCTGCTGCACTGTGTCCTGGAAGGAAAGCTCCGTGACCGGGAGGCAGAGCTTCAGCACCTGCGGGACAATCTGGACGAGAGTGAGGCGAGCATATGCCAG GCATACGAGGAGCGGCAGCGGCACTGGCAGCGAGAGCGTGAGGCCCTGCGAGAAGACTGTGCGGCCCAGGCGCAGCGGGCGCAGCGGGcccagcagctgctgcagctgcaggTGTTCCAGCTGCAGCAGGAAAAGCGGCAGTTGCAGGATGACTTTGCCCAGCTGCTGCAGGAGCGTGAGCAGCTGGAGCGGCGCTGCGCCACCTTGGAGCGGGAGCAGCGGGAGCTCGGGCCGAGGCTGGAGGAGACCAAGTGGGAG GTGTGCCAGAAGTCAGGCGAGATCTCCCTGCTGAAGCAGCAACTGAAGGAGTCTCAGGCAGAGCTGGTGCAGAAGGGCACTGAGCTGGTGGCCCTGCGGGTGGCATTGCGGGAGGCCCGAGCTACACTGCGGGTCagtgagggccgggcgcggggcctccAGGAGGCAGCCCGGGCGcgggagctggagctggaggctTGTTCTCAGGAGCTGCAGCGGCACCGCCAGGAGGCTGAGCGGCTGCGGGAGAAAGCCGGGCAGCTGGATGCTGAGGCAGCCGGACTCCGGGAACCCCCTGTGCCACCTGCCACCACTGACCCATTCCTCCTGGCGGAGAGTGATGAGGCCAAGGTGCAGCGGGCGGCAGCAGGGGTTGGGGGCAGCCTGCGGGCCCAGGTGGAGCGGCTGCGGGTGGAGCTGCAGCGGGAGCGGCAGCGGGGCGAGGAGCAGCGGGACAGCTTTGAGGGGGAGAGGCTGGCCTGGCAGGCGGAGAAGGAGCAGGTGATCCGATACCAGAAGCAGCTGCAGCACAACTACATCCAGATGTACCGGCGCAACCGGCAGCTGGAGCAGGAGCTGCAGCAGCTCAGCCTGGAGCTGGAGGCCCGGGAGCTCGCAGATCTGGGCCTGGCCGAGCAGGCCCCCTGCATCTGCCTGGAGGAGATCACTGCCACCGAGATTTAG